The following proteins are encoded in a genomic region of Oryzias melastigma strain HK-1 unplaced genomic scaffold, ASM292280v2 sc02097, whole genome shotgun sequence:
- the LOC112139843 gene encoding general transcription factor 3C polypeptide 2, which translates to KHDWVFWYRDLDQYLPQELQSAAFRVSREGLGEQDSPQLRLNRFHSLPAHSDRWDMVLFTGGPVWALEWCPTPDGAPARQYVAVACHAGMDDLHLVTQTPSGPGLVQLWDCGELEYNSRPDSPPALVYGLAQDRGFIWGLKWCPSGAWEPPASSRKAPHLPRLGLLAVASSSAVVSIYSLPHPDALLCSDGLNTSGEPSQSPGGSNPAVNRSSCTCSLPAEGSAGSEEVQVLTALESKHHISFCFQFCRMNKC; encoded by the exons TCAAGCATGATTGGGTTTTTTGGTACAGAGATCTGGATCAGTATCTGCCTCAGGAGCTCCAGTCCGCTGCTTTCAGAGTGTCCAGAGAAGGACTCGGCGAGCAGGACTCACCTCAGCTGAGACTCAACAG GTTCCACTCGCTGCCCGCTCACAGTGACCGCTGGGACATGGTTCTGTTCACCGGGGGTCCTGTCTGGGCCCTGGAGTGGTGCCCCACGCCCGACGGCGCCCCCGCCAGACAGTACGTAGCTGTGGCGTGCCACGCGGGGATGGACGACCTGCACCTCGTGACCCAGACCCCCTCAGGACCCGGACTGGTTCAGCTGTGGGACTGTGGAGAGCTGGAGTACAACAGCAG GCCGGACTCCCCCCCGGCTCTGGTCTACGGTCTGGCCCAGGACAGAGGCTTCATCTGGGGTTTGAAGTGGTGTCCGTCGGGGGCCTGGGAGCCCCCCGCCTCCAGCAGAAAG GCTCCTCACCTGCCCAGGCTGGGTCTCCTGGCCGTGGCGTCCTCCAGCGCAGTGGTCAGCATCTACAGCCTCCCCCACCCTGATGCTCTGCTCTGCAGCGACGGGCTGAACACCAGCGGTGAGCCATCACAGTCACCAGGAGGTTCAAACCCCGCGGTGAACCGCTCCAGTTGTACATGCAGTctgccagcagagggcagtgcTGGTTCTGAAGAGGTCCAGGTTCTGACTGCACTAGAATCCAAACATCACATCAGTTTCTGCTTCCAGTTCTGTAGGATGaataaatgttaa